The following are encoded in a window of Terriglobia bacterium genomic DNA:
- a CDS encoding division/cell wall cluster transcriptional repressor MraZ, translated as MFRGNHPTRVDEKGRLKVPAEFKRVIDEKYAVRFYITSLNGKVAQIYPFEEWERIEQKLAALSNFNPTKKRFLTRTNYWGQAVEMDAQGRLLLPQLLRDAAELKGDVAVLGYLNHLEVQSMEAVSKDVAEPFTADDEKNLDDLGI; from the coding sequence ATGTTTCGCGGCAATCACCCAACCCGCGTCGACGAAAAAGGACGGCTCAAGGTCCCCGCGGAATTCAAGCGCGTGATCGACGAGAAATATGCCGTTCGATTCTACATCACGTCGCTGAATGGGAAGGTTGCCCAGATATATCCCTTCGAGGAATGGGAACGGATCGAGCAGAAGCTGGCCGCGCTCTCCAATTTCAATCCCACCAAGAAGAGGTTCCTGACGCGCACCAATTATTGGGGCCAGGCAGTGGAGATGGATGCCCAGGGACGCCTGTTGTTGCCGCAACTGCTGCGCGACGCGGCGGAGCTGAAGGGCGACGTAGCGGTGTTGGGATATCTGAACCATTTGGAAGTCCAGAGCATGGAAGCGGTCAGCAAGGATGTGGCAGAACCCTTTACGGCCGATGACGAAAAGAACCTGGACGACTTGGGCATTTAG
- a CDS encoding transpeptidase family protein: MLGGVLFLWCGFIGLRLVQLQILRYGDWLQRAQRQQQRTIPVAPRRGIIYDRNGHELAMSISVDSVFAVPSEIPDPENTANLLARVLNSDPREMVARLKASHSFAWIARKVDADAGQRIRALNLRGVYFQKEPKRFYPKRELAAQTIGYVGLDDEGLGGIEHAFDARLHGTPGKMLITMDARRKWFGRVERQPDPGDNVVLTIDEKIQYIVEKELEQAMHDTRAEAGTVVVQNPRTGEILALANRPTFNPNIYKDAPLPALKNRAVSDIYEPGSVFKIVTYSSAVEEKVVQPEDPIDCQGGVINVGGIRIHDLHKMGVVPIKDALAHSSDVAAVKVGMRVGDQRLYNYIRGFGFGQQTGIELPGETKGMAKPVNRWSKVSIGAMSIGQEIGVTALQLASMVSTVANDGVYTPPRIVAGVLPPRKTPQTVTFQRPPQHRVISTLAAAQMKKMLEGVVLFGTGRRAILDGYTSAGKTGTGQKVDPSTGTYSRTKYVATFAGFAPVNNPALTIMVSLDSPVGLHQGGQVSAPVFTRIAQQVLSYMNVPHDAEIKNAKRLQMRAAVKDEELNEGSPDRLGGGLEVAENAAPEPQQPKSAPVIAATPAAKVTPAALTSKTAAPPPVPVVPGPQPATEERPGGGTVVLDVGGAVNVPSFAGKTLRSAIEAAQDAGLEIEAMGSGIAREQSPAAGTRVPSGTRISVRFSR; encoded by the coding sequence CTGCTCGGCGGCGTCCTGTTTCTGTGGTGTGGATTCATCGGCCTCCGCCTGGTTCAACTGCAAATCCTCCGTTACGGCGACTGGCTGCAACGCGCGCAACGCCAGCAGCAGCGCACTATCCCGGTGGCGCCCCGCCGCGGCATCATTTACGACCGCAACGGCCACGAGCTGGCCATGTCCATTTCGGTGGACTCGGTGTTTGCCGTGCCGAGTGAAATTCCCGACCCGGAGAACACTGCCAACCTGCTGGCGCGCGTTCTGAACAGCGACCCGCGGGAGATGGTGGCGCGGCTCAAGGCGTCGCACTCCTTCGCCTGGATCGCGCGCAAGGTGGACGCCGATGCCGGCCAGCGCATCCGCGCCCTGAACCTGCGCGGCGTCTACTTTCAGAAGGAGCCGAAGCGTTTCTATCCCAAGCGCGAACTGGCCGCGCAGACCATCGGCTACGTCGGGCTGGACGACGAGGGCCTGGGCGGCATTGAGCACGCCTTCGACGCGCGCCTGCACGGCACGCCCGGCAAGATGCTGATCACCATGGACGCGCGCCGCAAATGGTTCGGCCGCGTCGAGCGCCAGCCCGACCCCGGCGACAACGTGGTCCTCACCATTGACGAAAAAATCCAGTACATCGTCGAGAAGGAACTCGAGCAGGCCATGCACGACACCCGCGCCGAAGCGGGCACGGTGGTGGTGCAGAACCCGCGCACCGGCGAGATCCTGGCGCTCGCCAACCGCCCCACCTTCAATCCCAACATCTACAAGGACGCGCCGCTCCCCGCGCTGAAAAACCGGGCGGTCAGCGACATCTACGAGCCCGGCTCGGTGTTCAAGATCGTCACGTATTCTTCCGCCGTGGAAGAGAAAGTGGTGCAGCCCGAGGACCCCATTGATTGCCAGGGCGGCGTGATCAACGTCGGCGGCATTCGCATCCACGACCTGCACAAGATGGGCGTGGTGCCGATCAAGGACGCGCTGGCGCACTCCAGCGACGTGGCCGCGGTCAAGGTCGGCATGCGCGTGGGCGATCAGCGTTTGTACAACTACATCCGGGGCTTCGGCTTCGGACAGCAGACCGGCATCGAACTGCCCGGCGAAACCAAGGGCATGGCCAAGCCGGTGAACCGCTGGTCGAAGGTTTCCATCGGCGCCATGTCGATCGGCCAGGAAATCGGCGTGACCGCGCTGCAACTGGCGTCCATGGTATCGACGGTCGCCAACGACGGCGTCTATACGCCGCCGCGCATCGTCGCCGGCGTGCTGCCGCCGCGCAAGACTCCTCAAACCGTCACCTTCCAGCGCCCGCCGCAGCACCGCGTCATTTCCACCTTGGCCGCGGCGCAGATGAAGAAGATGCTGGAAGGCGTGGTCCTGTTTGGCACCGGGCGGCGGGCCATCCTCGACGGCTACACCTCCGCCGGCAAGACCGGAACCGGGCAGAAGGTTGACCCCAGCACCGGCACGTATTCGCGGACCAAGTACGTGGCGACATTTGCTGGTTTCGCGCCGGTGAACAATCCCGCGCTGACCATCATGGTTAGCCTGGATTCGCCGGTCGGCCTCCACCAGGGCGGGCAGGTTTCAGCGCCGGTGTTCACGCGCATCGCGCAGCAGGTGTTGTCTTACATGAACGTGCCGCACGATGCCGAAATCAAGAATGCCAAGCGCCTGCAAATGCGCGCGGCGGTGAAGGACGAAGAGTTAAATGAAGGCTCGCCCGATCGCCTGGGCGGCGGTCTTGAAGTGGCGGAGAATGCCGCACCCGAGCCGCAGCAGCCGAAGTCTGCGCCGGTGATCGCGGCTACGCCCGCGGCGAAAGTTACGCCGGCGGCGCTAACCTCGAAGACTGCGGCGCCGCCACCGGTGCCGGTCGTTCCGGGGCCGCAGCCCGCGACCGAAGAGCGTCCCGGCGGCGGGACCGTTGTCCTC
- a CDS encoding SRPBCC family protein, which yields MVEFFETSQFVSVEAERAFRFFADPKNLPLISPPESGARIVRLDLVAPTDHPGLAGEGSEIEMSVRLFPQFPLRRRWRARIVEFEYGAYFRDTQVRGPFAHWDHTHSFQESGAGTLINDIVEYDVGWGKLGNAANALFVRKALNKMFSYRHRATERMLIPNG from the coding sequence ATGGTCGAGTTTTTCGAAACCTCGCAGTTCGTATCGGTTGAGGCGGAGCGCGCCTTCCGTTTCTTTGCCGATCCCAAGAACCTGCCGCTCATCAGCCCGCCGGAATCCGGCGCGCGCATCGTTCGCCTGGACCTGGTGGCGCCCACGGACCACCCCGGGTTGGCCGGCGAGGGTTCCGAGATCGAGATGTCGGTACGGCTGTTTCCGCAGTTTCCGTTGCGACGGCGATGGCGGGCGCGCATCGTCGAATTCGAATACGGAGCTTACTTCCGCGACACGCAGGTCCGTGGTCCATTCGCGCACTGGGACCACACGCACTCGTTTCAGGAGAGCGGGGCGGGAACCCTCATCAACGACATCGTCGAATATGACGTCGGATGGGGGAAGTTGGGCAACGCGGCGAATGCGCTATTCGTACGCAAGGCACTAAACAAGATGTTCAGTTACCGCCATCGCGCCACCGAGCGGATGCTGATTCCGAACGGTTGA
- a CDS encoding cell division protein FtsL, with amino-acid sequence MAAGATTRPQVWASRRGWNGTPEVYFTKAIDNSRLVRVADTKRSREMTQFACALALLFLLVMIYAWQHFSAIEYGYRIEAMKSQRESMVETNRALRLEEASLKDPQRIDMLAREMGLQTPKAGQVVRVEPSAKDPGVPVMARADVAVISTP; translated from the coding sequence ATGGCAGCCGGGGCCACCACGCGTCCGCAGGTGTGGGCCAGCCGCCGCGGTTGGAACGGCACGCCCGAGGTTTACTTCACCAAGGCCATCGACAACTCACGCCTGGTGCGCGTCGCCGATACCAAGCGCAGCCGCGAAATGACGCAGTTCGCCTGCGCGCTGGCGCTCCTGTTCCTGCTGGTCATGATCTATGCCTGGCAGCATTTCAGCGCCATCGAGTATGGCTACCGCATCGAGGCGATGAAATCGCAGCGCGAGAGCATGGTGGAAACCAACCGCGCCCTGCGCCTGGAGGAGGCCTCCTTAAAAGACCCGCAGCGCATTGACATGCTGGCGCGAGAGATGGGCCTGCAGACCCCGAAGGCCGGACAAGTGGTCCGCGTCGAGCCCAGCGCCAAGGACCCCGGAGTGCCGGTGATGGCGCGCGCCGACGTGGCGGTGATTTCGACGCCGTAA
- a CDS encoding S9 family peptidase — MTASLISTLAVAADKTGNPKPPVAKIIPKDVTVHGDQRIDNYFWLREKQNPDVAAYLNAENAYADAVMHGTEAFQDSLYQELLGHIKQTDVQVPYREGGFWYYSRTEEGKQYPIHCRKAGTLEAPEQITLDVNELAKGQKFMSLGAFMVSDDANLLAYSTDNTGFRQYKLHVKDLRTGALVEDVAEKTGSVAWAADNKTLFYTVEDHAKRHYRVYRHALGSGKPDDLVYEEQDERFNVGVHRTRSRQYILMEIGSHTTSEMRFLRSDQPTGEFKLINPRRQDHEYYVDDHGDQFLIRTNDQGRNFRLVTAPVSDPGEKNWKELVPHRPAVMLSNVDVFKDFYVRIERENALPHLTLVDFKSGATHRIAMPEPVYFASPNNNREYDARLYRYSYQSMVTPSSVFDYDVEKRTSKLLKQVEVPGYDPAKYKSERLWATARDGTRIPISIVYRKDFQTNGAHPMFLTGYGSYGFSYPVTFSSNMLPLLDRGFSYAVAHIRGGGDMGKPWHDAGRMFNKKNTFTDFIDSAEYLIANKYTSKANLVVQGGSAGGLLMGAITNLRPDLFRIVIAKVPFVDVVNTMLDASLPLTVSEYEEWGNPNKPDEYKYIRSYSPYDNLEKKAYPTMLVKTSFNDSQVMYHEPAKYVARLRTLKTDSNPLVLKTNMAAGHGGSSGRYDYLKEIAFDYAFVLSQLGLEKPAATQAGK, encoded by the coding sequence ATGACCGCCTCTCTGATCAGCACACTCGCGGTCGCCGCCGACAAGACCGGCAACCCCAAGCCGCCCGTCGCCAAGATCATTCCCAAGGACGTCACCGTCCACGGCGATCAGCGCATTGACAACTATTTCTGGCTGCGCGAAAAGCAGAATCCCGACGTGGCCGCCTATCTCAACGCCGAGAACGCCTACGCCGACGCGGTCATGCACGGCACCGAAGCTTTCCAGGATTCGCTCTACCAGGAACTGCTCGGACACATCAAGCAGACCGACGTGCAGGTTCCCTACCGCGAAGGCGGTTTCTGGTACTACTCCCGCACCGAGGAAGGCAAGCAGTACCCGATCCACTGCCGCAAGGCCGGAACGCTGGAAGCGCCCGAGCAGATCACGCTCGACGTGAATGAACTCGCCAAGGGACAGAAGTTCATGTCGCTGGGCGCGTTCATGGTCAGCGACGACGCCAACCTGCTGGCCTATTCCACCGACAACACCGGCTTCCGGCAATACAAGCTGCATGTGAAGGACCTGCGCACCGGGGCGCTGGTGGAAGATGTCGCGGAGAAAACCGGCTCGGTGGCCTGGGCCGCCGACAACAAGACGCTCTTCTACACGGTGGAAGATCACGCCAAGCGGCACTATCGCGTCTACCGTCACGCGCTCGGTTCCGGCAAGCCCGACGACCTGGTCTACGAGGAGCAGGACGAGCGCTTCAATGTCGGTGTGCATCGCACGCGCAGCCGCCAGTACATCCTGATGGAAATCGGCAGTCACACCACGTCGGAAATGCGCTTCCTCCGCTCCGACCAGCCCACGGGCGAGTTCAAGCTGATCAACCCGCGCCGCCAGGACCACGAGTATTACGTGGACGATCACGGCGACCAGTTCCTGATCCGCACCAACGACCAGGGCCGCAACTTCCGGCTGGTCACGGCGCCGGTCAGCGACCCGGGCGAGAAGAACTGGAAAGAACTGGTGCCGCACCGGCCGGCGGTGATGCTGAGCAACGTCGACGTCTTCAAGGATTTCTACGTGCGGATTGAGCGCGAAAATGCGCTGCCGCACCTGACGCTGGTGGACTTCAAAAGTGGCGCGACGCATCGCATCGCAATGCCCGAGCCGGTCTATTTCGCGTCGCCGAACAACAATCGCGAGTACGACGCCAGGCTCTATCGCTACAGCTATCAATCCATGGTCACGCCGAGCTCCGTGTTCGACTACGATGTGGAGAAGCGCACCTCGAAGCTGCTCAAGCAGGTGGAGGTGCCGGGCTACGATCCGGCCAAGTACAAATCGGAGCGGCTGTGGGCCACGGCCCGGGATGGCACCCGCATTCCGATCTCGATCGTGTACCGCAAGGATTTTCAGACCAACGGCGCGCATCCGATGTTCCTCACCGGGTACGGCTCTTACGGGTTCTCCTACCCGGTGACTTTCAGCTCGAACATGCTGCCGCTGCTGGATCGCGGCTTCTCCTATGCGGTCGCGCACATTCGCGGCGGCGGCGACATGGGCAAGCCCTGGCACGATGCCGGCAGGATGTTCAACAAGAAAAACACGTTCACCGACTTCATTGATTCCGCCGAGTACCTGATCGCCAATAAGTACACGTCGAAGGCAAACCTGGTGGTGCAGGGCGGCAGCGCCGGCGGCCTGCTGATGGGCGCCATCACCAACCTGCGTCCCGACCTGTTCCGCATCGTGATCGCCAAGGTGCCGTTCGTGGACGTAGTGAACACCATGCTCGACGCTTCCCTGCCCCTCACCGTTTCCGAATACGAGGAGTGGGGAAACCCGAACAAGCCGGACGAGTACAAGTACATCCGCAGCTACTCGCCCTACGACAACCTGGAAAAGAAGGCGTACCCGACCATGCTGGTGAAGACCTCGTTCAACGACAGCCAGGTGATGTATCACGAGCCGGCCAAGTACGTGGCGCGGCTGCGCACGCTGAAGACGGACAGCAATCCCCTGGTGCTGAAGACCAACATGGCGGCGGGGCACGGCGGCTCTTCGGGACGGTACGACTACTTGAAGGAGATCGCCTTCGATTACGCGTTTGTGCTGTCGCAGTTGGGACTGGAAAAACCGGCGGCAACGCAGGCGGGAAAATAG
- the rsmH gene encoding 16S rRNA (cytosine(1402)-N(4))-methyltransferase RsmH: MHGSGEHAPRGGHGSREQQVGHVSVLLKEAIEFLAVKPGGTYIDATVGLGGHSFELARRLGPRGRLIGLDKDPKALAIARERLQPPAGMENNWPVVELINASFARVAEFVGEQQADGLLADLGLSSLQLADAARGFSFQAEGALDMRMDPGAPMTAEQAVNQLSERELADLIYEFGEERRSRRIARAIVRSRPIRTSKQLAEVVAAAAGPMKPGPIHPATRTFQALRIFVNRELDELRALLLSAPEVLRKGGRLVTISFHSLEDRIVKDAFRDGAQAGCYRLLTKKPVTASGEEVEQNPRSRSAKLRAVEKVVGDVQNIVPRHN, from the coding sequence GTGCATGGCAGCGGGGAACACGCCCCCAGGGGCGGACATGGCAGTCGGGAACAGCAAGTTGGCCATGTCTCCGTTCTTTTAAAAGAAGCGATCGAATTTCTGGCGGTCAAACCTGGCGGGACCTATATCGACGCCACCGTGGGGCTGGGCGGGCACAGTTTCGAGCTCGCAAGACGCCTCGGCCCACGGGGTCGTTTGATTGGGCTCGATAAGGACCCGAAGGCGCTGGCTATCGCGCGCGAGCGGCTGCAGCCGCCGGCTGGGATGGAAAACAACTGGCCGGTGGTGGAGCTGATCAACGCATCGTTTGCCCGGGTCGCGGAGTTCGTCGGCGAACAACAAGCTGACGGGCTGCTGGCGGACCTGGGATTGAGCTCGTTGCAGCTTGCGGACGCGGCGCGGGGCTTCAGCTTCCAGGCGGAGGGCGCACTCGACATGCGGATGGACCCGGGCGCCCCCATGACTGCCGAACAAGCGGTAAACCAGCTCAGCGAGCGCGAGCTTGCTGATTTGATTTACGAATTCGGTGAGGAAAGGAGGTCGCGGAGAATCGCCAGAGCCATTGTCCGGTCGCGGCCGATACGAACCTCGAAGCAGTTGGCGGAGGTGGTAGCGGCCGCGGCCGGGCCAATGAAACCCGGGCCCATTCATCCTGCGACGCGCACCTTTCAGGCTCTCCGAATTTTCGTAAACCGCGAATTGGACGAACTGCGGGCGCTGCTCTTGAGCGCGCCCGAGGTACTCCGAAAAGGCGGGCGGCTGGTGACCATCAGCTTCCACTCGCTGGAAGACCGGATCGTGAAGGACGCGTTCCGGGACGGCGCGCAAGCCGGCTGCTACCGGCTGCTGACGAAAAAGCCGGTGACCGCGAGCGGGGAAGAGGTCGAGCAGAATCCGCGGTCGCGCAGCGCGAAGCTGCGGGCGGTGGAAAAAGTTGTGGGAGATGTGCAAAACATCGTACCACGACATAATTAG